A DNA window from Drosophila biarmipes strain raj3 chromosome 2R, RU_DBia_V1.1, whole genome shotgun sequence contains the following coding sequences:
- the LOC108022746 gene encoding outer dynein arm-docking complex subunit 4 isoform X2 has translation MPRKKPKVDTLEEIETNIKLLCDQSNNHMKVRAYEKALFGYNQALELNSTDINALISRSKCYLLLGEASKALQDAETALGEDKNNIRAIYQKAESLYYLGQFEQSLMFFHRGLRARPELALFRLGVQKTQEAIENTIGSKPGPVGAAPSASAPKSGKSRKSGEDTPKSQPAGATGGSARTRQKPSRADLERRNARKLLGELCVDKEYLEKLLLHPDLVRADTHTESISAYAREAVEFLNKRQEFWRQQRPCTALPNHKNLPHDALPKWF, from the exons ATGCCGCGCAAGAAACCGAAGGTCGACACTCTCGAGGAGATCGAGACCAACATAAAATTGCTGTGCGATCAGTCCAATAACCACATGAAAGTCCGGGCCTACGAAAAGGCGCTGTTCGGCTACAACCAG GCCCTCGAGTTAAATAGCACCGACATCAACGCTTTGATTTCGCGCAGCAAGTGCTACCTGCTGCTGGGCGAGGCCTCCAAAGCTCTGCAGGATGCGGAGACGGCTCTGGGGGAGGACAAGAACAACATCCGGGCCATCTACCAGAAGGCCGAATCGCTCTACTACCTGGGCCAGTTCGAGCAGAGCCTGATGTTCTTCCACCGCGGGCTGCGAGCCCGGCCGGAGCTGGCCCTCTTCCGGCTGGGGGTTCAGAAGACGCAGGAGGCCATCGAGAACACGATCGGCAGCAAGCCGGGTCCGGTGGGAGCGGCGCCCTCCGCCTCCGCTCCCAAGAGTGGCAAGTCCCGGAAGTCCGGCGAAGACACGCCCAAGTCTCAGCCAGCGGGAGCTACCGGAGGCAGTGCAAGGACTCGCCAGAAACCCAGTCGAGCGGACTTGGAGCGGCGGAACGCCCGCAAGCTGCTGGGCGAGCTGTGCGTGGACAAGGAGTACCTGGAGAAGCTGCTGCTCCATCCGGACCTGGTGCGTGCGGACACCCACACGGAGAGCATATCCGCCTACGCCCGGGAGGCGGTGGAGTTCCTCAACAAGCGGCAGGAGTTCTGGCGCCAACAGCGGCCTTGCACGGCGCTGCCCAACCACAAGAACCTGCCCCACGATGCCCTGCCCAAGTGGTTCTAG
- the LOC108022745 gene encoding synaptojanin-1 — translation MAMSKVIRVLEKSIAPSPHSVLLEHRHKSDSILFESHAVALLTQQETDVIRKQYTKVCDAYGCLGALQLNAGESTVLFLVLVTGCVSMGKIGDIEIFRITQTTFVSLQNAAPNEDKISEVRKLLNSGTFYFAHTNASASASGAPAQRFDITLCAQRRQQTEETDNRFFWNRMMHIHLMRFGIDCRSWLLQAMCGSVEVRTVYIGAKQARAAIISRLSCERAGTRFNVRGTNDEGYVANFVETEQVIYVDGEVTSYVQTRGSVPLFWEQPGVQVGSHKVKLSRGFETSAAAFDRHMSMMRQRYGYQTVVNLLGSSLVGSKEGEAMLSNEFQRHHGMSAHKDVPHVVFDYHQECRGGNFSALAKLKERIVACGGNYGVFHASGGQVLREQFGVVRTNCLDCLDRTNCVQTYLGLDTLGLQLEALKMGGKQQNISRFEEIFRQMWINNGNEVSKIYAGTGAIQGGSKLMDGARSAARTIQNNLLDNSKQEAIDVLLVGSTLSSELADRARILLPSNMLHAPTTVLRELCKRYTEYVRPRMARVAVGTYNVNGGKHFRSIVFKDSLADWLLDCHALARSKALVDVNNPSENADHPVDIYAIGFEEIVDLNASNIMAASTENSKLWAEELQKTISRDNDYVLLTYQQLVGVCLYIYIRPEHAPHIRDVAIDCVKTGLGGATGNKGACAIRFVLHGTSMCFVCAHFAAGQSQVAERNADYAEITRKLAFPMGRTLKSHDWVFWCGDFNYRIDMDKDELKECIRNGDLPTVLEFDQLRKEQEAGNVFGEFLEGEIGFDPTYKYDLFSDDYDTSEKQRAPAWTDRVLWRRRKALAEGDFAASTWNPGKLIHYGRSELKQSDHRPVIAIIDAEIMEIDQQRRRAVFEQVIRDLGPPDSTIVVHVLESSSAGDEDGPTIYDENVMSALIAELSKMGEVTLVRYVEDTMWVTFRDGESALNAASKKSIQVCGLDLVLELKSRDWQHLVDSEIELCTTNTIPLCANPSEHAQLLQAITPEVPQRPKQPPTRPPARPPMPMSPKNSPRHLPHVGVISIVPKPAKPPMPPQPQTQPLIPSPLQPQQAPPRPPAMDTTPSSKSQSPTELVSASSSTSSSGKASPTAPAVLSGPPTPPRQTQSKQGTPAATPTRQVASPKDQIPPDAAYETASNIYEEIQEDVPAPRHPPPAGPPPVMGAQMGPPPPLPNRRGPPPIPNRSGNAPPLPTRPANN, via the exons ATGGCCATGTCCAAGGTGATCCGCGTGCTGGAGAAGTCCATTGCCCCCTCACCGCACAGTGTGCTGCTGGAGCACCGACACAAGAGCGACAGCATCCTGTTCGAGTCCCACGCGGTGGCCCTGCTCACCCAGCAGGAGACGGACGTGATCCGGAAGCAGTACACCAAGGTGTGCGACGCCTACGGCTGCCTCGGGGCCCTCCAGCTGAACGCCGGCgagagcaccgtgctgttcCTGGTCCTGGTCACCGGCTGCGTGTCCATGGGCAAGATCGGCGACATCGAGATCTTCCGGATCACGCAGACCACCTTCGTCTCGCTGCAGAATGCGGCGCCCAACGAGGACAAGATCAGCGAGGTGCGCAAGCTGCTCAACTCGGGCACCTTCTACTTCGCCCACACCAATGCCAGTGCCTCGGCATCCGGAGCTCCGGCGCAGCGCTTCGACATCACGCTCTGCGCCCAGCGACGCCAGCAGACGGAGGAGACGGACAACCGGTTCTTCTGGAACCGCATGATGCACATCCACCTGATGCGCTTCGGCATCGATTGCCGCTCCTGGCTGCTGCAGGCCATGTGCGGCTCCGTGGAGGTGCGAACCGTCTACATCGGCGCCAAGCAGGCCCGGGCAGCCATCATCTCCCGGCTGAGCTGTGAGCGGGCGGGCACGCGCTTCAATGTGCGCGGCACCAACGACGAGGGCTATGTGGCCAACTTCGTGGAGACGGAGCAGGTGATCTACGTGGACGGAGAGGTCACCAGCTACGTGCAGACGCGCGGCTCAGTGCCCCTCTTCTGGGAGCAGCCCGGCGTGCAGGTCGGCTCGCACAAGGTGAAGCTATCGCGAGGATTCGAGACATCGGCCGCCGCCTTCGATCGCCACATGAGCATGATGCGGCAGCGCTATGGCTACCAGACGGTGGTGAATCTGCTGGGCAGCTCACTGGTCGGCAGCAAGGAGGGCGAGGCCATGCTGAGCAATGAGTTCCAGCGCCATCACGGTATGTCGGCCCACAAGGATGTACCGCATGTGGTGTTCGACTACCACCAGGAATGCCGCGGAGGTAACTTCTCGGCGCTGGCCAAGCTTAAGGAACGCATCGTGGCCTGCGGGGGCAACTACGGCGTCTTCCACGCGTCCGGCGGTCAGGTGTTGCGCGAGCAGTTCGGAGTGGTGCGCACGAACTGCCTGGACTGTCTGGATAGGACGAACTGCGTGCAGACGTATCTGGGACTGGACACGCTCGGTCTGCAGCTGGAGGCCCTGAAGATGGGTGGCAAGCAGCAGAATATCTCGCGGTTCGAGGAGATCTTCCGCCAGATGTGGATCAACAACGGAAACGAGGTCAGCAAGATCTACGCCGGCACAGGCGCCATCCAGGGGGGATCCAAGTTAATGGATGGTGCACGATCCGCAGCCAGGACAATTCAAAACAACCTACTTGACAATTCCAAGCAG GAAGCCATTGATGTGCTATTGGTGGGCTCTACGCTCAGCTCGGAACTGGCGGATCGGGCTCGGATTCTGCTGCCCTCCAACATGCTCCATGCGCCCACTACTGTCTTGAGGGAGCTGTGCAAGCGGTACACAGAGTATGTACGTCCTCGAATGGCCCGCGTGGCCGTGGGCACCTACAACGTCAATGGAGGCAAGCACTTCCGCAGCATTGTGTTCAAGGACTCGCTGGCCGACTGGCTACTCGATTGCCATGCTCTTGCCCGCTCCAAGGCGCTGGTGGATGTCAACAATCCGTCGGAGAACGCCGACCACCCGGTGGATATCTACGCCATCGGATTCGAGGAGATTGTGGATCTAAATGCCTCCAACATCATGGCGGCCAGCACGGAAAACTCCAAATTGTGGGCCGAGGAGCTGCAGAAGACGATCTCTCGGGATAATGACTACGTGCTGCTCACTTACCAGCAACTAGTGGGCGTGTGCCTCTACATCTACATCCGGCCGGAACATGCGCCGCACATCCGGGACGTGGCCATTGACTGCGTCAAGACGGGATTGGGCGGAGCCACTGGAAACAAGGGTGCCTGTGCCATACGATTTGTGCTGCACGGCACTTCCATGTGCTTCGTGTGCGCTCACTTCGCAGCCGGGCAGTCGCAGGTGGCCGAGAGGAACGCCGACTATGCGGAGATCACTCGTAAGCTGGCCTTCCCAATGGGCAGGACCCTCAAATCCCACGATTGGGTATTTTGGTGCGGCGACTTCAACTACCGCATCGACATGGACAAGGACGAGCTGAAGGAGTGCATCCGGAACGGAGATCTGCCAACCGTCCTCGAGTTCGATCAGCTGCGCAAGGAGCAGGAGGCGGGTAATGTGTTTGGCGAGTTCCTCGAGGGTGAAATCGGCTTTGATCCCACGTACAAGTatgacttgtttagcgacgaCTACGACACGTCGGAGAAACAACGAGCGCCTGCCTGGACGGATCGGGTGCTCTGGCGTCGCAGGAAGGCGTTGGCCGAGGGCGACTTCGCCGCATCCACCTGGAATCCCGGTAAGCTGATCCACTATGGCCGTTCGGAGCTGAAGCAGAGCGACCATCGACCAGTAATCGCCATTATTGATGCGGAGATCATGGAGATCGATCAGCAGCGTCGGCGAGCCGTCTTCGAGCAAGTTATCCGTGATCTGGGTCCACCGGACTCCACGATTGTGGTGCATGTACTCGAGTCTTCGTCGGCGGGGGATGAGGATGGACCCACCATCTACGATGAGAACGTGATGTCGGCTCTAATAGCCGAGCTGTCCAAAATGGGAGAGGTCACCTTGGTGCGCTATGTGGAAGACACCATGTGGGTTACGTTCCGGGATGGAGAATCTGCTTTAAATGCGGCGTCCAAAAAAAGCATCCAAGTTTGTGGATTGGACCTTGTGCTGGAGCTGAAGTCCAGAGATTGGCAGCATCTGGTCGACAGTGAGATCGAGTTGTGCACCACCAACACCATTCCGCTATGCGCTAATCCTTCGGAGCACGCGCAGCTCCTCCAGGCCATTACACCAGAGGTGCCGCAGCGTCCCAAGCAGCCGCCAACGCGCCCCCCAGCTCGCCCCCCTATGCCTATGTCGCCAAAGAACTCACCACGCCACCTCCCTCACGTGGGGGTCATCAGCATTGTGCCCAAGCCGGCGAAGCCACCGATGCCACCTCAACCCCAAACCCAGCCCCTGATTCCCTCGCCGCTTCAGCCGCAACAGGCACCGCCTCGTCCGCCCGCAATGGACACCACGCCATCCTCGAAATCGCAATCTCCCACGGAACTGGTCTCCGCCAGTTCTTCGACCTCCTCGTCGGGCAAGGCTTCGCCCACGGCTCCGGCTGTGCTTTCCGGACCGCCAACACCACCACGTCAAACGCAGAGTAAGCAGGGCACTCCCGCTGCAACGCCCACGCGTCAAGTGGCGTCGCCCAAGGATCAGATTCCACCAGATGCCGCCTACGAAACCGCCAGCAACATTTACGAGGAGATCCAGGAGGATGTGCCCGCGCCACGCCATCCGCCGCCGGCTGGACCTCCGCCAGTGATGGGAGCACAGATGGGGCCGCCGCCACCGCTGCCGAATCGAAGGGGCCCACCACCCATACCAAATAGGAGCGGCAATGCTCCACCGCTGCCCACGCGACCCGCCAACAACTGA
- the LOC108022408 gene encoding uncharacterized protein LOC108022408: MCRVNEVSPELCTGFYAWWCMAWGLFVGAGYTLLLISEQLKVIPKVPMYYRILFIAFAVLGFSYLLAGALMYIGMQYDQPIVFKVGKILSSAFAMASLPLLFFTIVHYSTVRCLCQYMKRRWNKG, from the exons ATGTGTCGGGTCAACGAAGTATCCCCTGAACTCTGCACCGGCTTCTACgcgtggtggtgcatggcatGGGGCCTCTTTGTCGGCGCTGGATACACTCTGCTCCTAATTTCCGAACAGCTGAAAGTTATACCCAAGGTGCCAATGTATTATAGAATTTTGTTTATTGCCTTTGCGGTTTTGGGGTTTTCCTATCTTTTAGCTGGTGCTTTGATGTACATCGGCATGCAATAC GACCAACCGATAGTATTCAAGGTTGGAAAGATATTGAGCTCTGCCTTCGCAATGGCTTCCCTTCCTCTTCTATTTTTTACAA TTGTACATTACAGCACCGTGCGTTGCCTGTGTCAGTACATGAAAAGGCGCTGGAACAAGGGCTAG
- the LOC108022969 gene encoding ceramide glucosyltransferase: protein MAHLPLPLYGFAAFFMVFWLGTWMVHVIAICYGRYKLHKKSCKLPTEAQPLPGVSILKPLMGVDPNLQHNLETFFAMDYPLYELLFCVEDKEDPAIQLVERLLAKYPLVDATLFVGGSDVGVNPKINNIHPGYMAAKYDFVMISDSGIKMKDDTLLDMVQNMSEKHALVHQMPFTSDRDGFAATFEKVFFGTVQSRIYLSADVLGINCHTGMSCLLRKAVIDQLGGLRAFGCYLAEDFFIARSVTRLGWKMRISNQPALQNSGLCDIGSFQARLIRWAKLRVAMVPTTILLEPLSECMILGAFAAWSASVLFSWDPLVFYLVHVLCWFLSDWLLLSIVQHGSMPFHKFEFVVGWLFRELTGPYLFLHALWNPAIRWRARTYKLHWGGVAYELNNPASDAANAPLAPQPAPTLEPAGAATTAAGGSTGDTLICTGAKQRLLVS, encoded by the coding sequence ATGGCGCACCTACCGCTGCCGCTTTATGGCTTCGCGGCATTCTTCATGGTCTTCTGGCTGGGCACCTGGATGGTGCACGTGATAGCCATCTGCTACGGCCGCTACAAGCTGCACAAGAAGTCCTGCAAGCTGCCCACGGAGGCGCAGCCCCTGCCGGGCGTCTCCATCCTCAAGCCGCTCATGGGCGTGGATCCCAACCTGCAGCACAACCTGGAGACCTTCTTCGCCATGGACTACCCGCTGTACGAGCTGCTCTTCTGCGTCGAGGACAAGGAGGACCCGGCCATCCAGCTGGTGGAGCGCCTGCTGGCCAAGTACCCGCTGGTGGACGCCACCCTCTTCGTCGGCGGCTCCGACGTGGGCGTCAACCCCAAGATCAACAACATCCATCCCGGCTACATGGCCGCCAAGTACGACTTTGTCATGATCTCGGACAGCGGCATCAAGATGAAGGACGACACGCTGCTGGACATGGTGCAGAATATGTCCGAGAAGCACGCCCTCGTCCACCAGATGCCCTTCACCAGCGACCGGGACGGGTTCGCGGCCACCTTCGAGAAGGTCTTCTTCGGCACGGTGCAGAGCAGGATCTACCTCTCCGCGGACGTGCTCGGCATCAACTGCCACACGGGCATGTCCTGTCTGCTGCGCAAGGCGGTCATCGACCAGCTGGGCGGCCTGAGAGCCTTCGGCTGCTACCTGGCCGAGGACTTCTTCATTGCCCGCAGCGTGACGCGGCTGGGCTGGAAGATGCGCATCTCCAACCAGCCGGCGCTGCAGAACAGCGGCCTCTGCGACATCGGCAGCTTCCAGGCTCGGCTCATCCGCTGGGCCAAGCTGCGCGTGGCCATGGTGCCCACCACCATTCTGCTGGAGCCGCTCTCCGAGTGCATGATCCTCGGCGCCTTTGCCGCCTGGTCGGCCTCGGTGCTCTTCAGCTGGGACCCGCTGGTGTTCTACCTGGTGCACGTACTCTGCTGGTTCCTGTCCGACTGGCTGCTGCTCTCCATCGTCCAGCACGGCTCGATGCCGTTCCACAAGTTCGAGTTCGTGGTCGGCTGGCTGTTCAGGGAGCTGACTGGACCCTATCTGTTCCTGCACGCCCTCTGGAACCCGGCGATCCGCTGGCGCGCCCGCACCTACAAGCTCCACTGGGGCGGAGTGGCCTACGAGCTGAACAACCCCGCCTCCGACGCTGCCAACGCCCCGCTGGCGCCCCAGCCCGCACCCACGTTAGAGCCCGCGGGggccgccaccaccgccgccgggGGATCCACGGGCGACACGCTGATCTGCACGGGAGCCAAGCAGCGACTGCTGGTCTCGTAG
- the LOC108022746 gene encoding outer dynein arm-docking complex subunit 4 isoform X1 has protein sequence MSNVLNTILAVDKEQELLQSFIRTGAAAEEESQDETNRRSKGRSHKPPIWERRESTDGRGGRGAGRDGKQADDGGAGGAGGDAAGGKRGNRIEAELRAARKKIEEQIAKKKKPKENFVDFYTDKDRAAAVSAGAFDIKQSLQIKQKQDRNEALLIPDEADISSVIALGLKEIKNANPENAIHFFCKALELNSTDINALISRSKCYLLLGEASKALQDAETALGEDKNNIRAIYQKAESLYYLGQFEQSLMFFHRGLRARPELALFRLGVQKTQEAIENTIGSKPGPVGAAPSASAPKSGKSRKSGEDTPKSQPAGATGGSARTRQKPSRADLERRNARKLLGELCVDKEYLEKLLLHPDLVRADTHTESISAYAREAVEFLNKRQEFWRQQRPCTALPNHKNLPHDALPKWF, from the exons ATGTCGAACGTCCTGAACACCATCCTTGCGGTGGacaaggagcaggagctgctgCAGAGCTTCATCCGCACGGgagcggcggcggaggaggagtcCCAGGACGAGACCAATCGCCGCTCCAAGGGTCGCTCCCACAAGCCGCCCATCTGGGAGAGGCGGGAGTCCACAGATGGACGCGGTGGACGTGGCGCCGGACGAGATGGCAAGCAGGCGGATGACGGTGGAGCCGGAGGAGCAGGTGGCGACGCTGCCGGGGGCAAGCGGGGCAACCGCATCGAGGCCGAGTTGAGGGCTGCCCGCAAGAAGATCGAGGAGCAGATcgccaagaagaagaagcccaAGGAGAACTTCGTGGACTTCTACACGGACAAGGATCGGGCGGCCGCGGTCAGCGCCGGCGCCTTCGACATCAAGCAGAGTCTGCAGATCAAGCAGAAACAGGACCGCAACGAGGCCCTGCTCATTCCCGACGAGGCGGACATCAGCTCGGTGATCGCACTGGGCCTCAAGGAGATCAAGAACGCCAATCCCGAAAACGCCATCCACTTCTTTTGCAAG GCCCTCGAGTTAAATAGCACCGACATCAACGCTTTGATTTCGCGCAGCAAGTGCTACCTGCTGCTGGGCGAGGCCTCCAAAGCTCTGCAGGATGCGGAGACGGCTCTGGGGGAGGACAAGAACAACATCCGGGCCATCTACCAGAAGGCCGAATCGCTCTACTACCTGGGCCAGTTCGAGCAGAGCCTGATGTTCTTCCACCGCGGGCTGCGAGCCCGGCCGGAGCTGGCCCTCTTCCGGCTGGGGGTTCAGAAGACGCAGGAGGCCATCGAGAACACGATCGGCAGCAAGCCGGGTCCGGTGGGAGCGGCGCCCTCCGCCTCCGCTCCCAAGAGTGGCAAGTCCCGGAAGTCCGGCGAAGACACGCCCAAGTCTCAGCCAGCGGGAGCTACCGGAGGCAGTGCAAGGACTCGCCAGAAACCCAGTCGAGCGGACTTGGAGCGGCGGAACGCCCGCAAGCTGCTGGGCGAGCTGTGCGTGGACAAGGAGTACCTGGAGAAGCTGCTGCTCCATCCGGACCTGGTGCGTGCGGACACCCACACGGAGAGCATATCCGCCTACGCCCGGGAGGCGGTGGAGTTCCTCAACAAGCGGCAGGAGTTCTGGCGCCAACAGCGGCCTTGCACGGCGCTGCCCAACCACAAGAACCTGCCCCACGATGCCCTGCCCAAGTGGTTCTAG